The genomic interval GCCTGTATATACTATTATACACGGAGTATTAATCTATTACGTATACACTAACAACTAATAGCCATGGCTACCATTCAATCTAAAAACTCCAGAGGTTATAAATATTGGTATATTGTCGAATCGCGGCGCGTTAACGGCAAGCCCAGGCCCATCGTCCTGGCCTATCTTGGCAAGGCAGACGATTTATTAAAACAACTGCAAGGTCTTACCGAAAAATTACGGCTCAAATCTTATTCACATGGCGCGGTAGCCGCATTGCTAAGTGTGGCCAATGCCCTGGACGTCCCTTCCGTGATTAATAAATATATAAAGTCGCCACGGCAGTATTGTGCTAAAAAACCTGTTCGAAATAATCTGACCGCCGGAAGTACCCTCTTGTTGGGTGCCGTGGGGAGAGTGTGTGTGCCTACCAGCAAAAGAGGATGGTGGGATTGGGCAAAGACGACTACTGCCGAATACTTACTCAGACACAGCTTGAGTAAAATAGACAGTCAGCATTTCTGGGATTTGATGGATGCACTTCCTGAAGAATCCATTGCAGAAATCGAGCGCGAATTAATTGAAAAGACATTTAAAACATACAACCTTCAAAGCGACACACTGTTTTTTGATACAACCAATTTTTTCACGTATATCGACACAACTAATCTGCGATGCACTATTGCCCGGCGGGGGAAAAACAAACAAAAGCGATACGATCTCAGGCAGGTCGGGTTGGCGATGGTCGTTACACGTAACGACATGATACCGTTGTTTCACCATACCTATCAGGGGAACATGGCGGATGCAAAGGTGTTCAGCGCGGTTCTTGAGACGATAAAAGACAGGATGACCGGATTAGGTTTCGACAGCAAAAAGCACACTATTGTTTTTGATCGTGGAAACAATTCCATGGACAATATGGCTATTGTAGAGAGATTGGCATTGCATTACGTTGGAGCGCTTACACCGTATCATCACAAGCAGTTGGTAGGGGATGCCATGTGTAATTTCAGGGAATATGACGTTGACGGCAGTAAGATACAGGTGTACCATGACAAACGGGTTATTTGGGGGCAGGAAAGAACCGTTGTCGTATTTATTTCCGAGAAATTAAAGGTTGGGCAATTAAGGGGAATGTCTCAGTCTCTGGAAAAGGCAGAACATCAGTTAAAGCTCTTACAGCAGCATCTGTGTAATCCAAAGGGAAAGATGCGGGACAAAGAGGGTCTGGAGGATACGATAAGAAGTGTAGTGAAATGTCAATTTGCGAAGGATGTTATCGATTGGTCGTTAAAAGAGGTATCTGAAGGCAAGTTTCAATTGAATTTTTCAATCGACCAGAAAAAGCTCGAAGAAATAGAAGGGGAACTGGGGTTCAGGATTCTTATGACAGACCATCACGATTGGGATACCGCGGACATTATAAAAGCCTACTATGGGCAATCAAAAATTGAACATGCCTTTAGAAATCTCAAGAACCCCTATCACCTTGCTTTAAAACCGCAATTTCACTGGACGGATCAGAAAATCAGGGTGCATTTTTTTATTTGCGTCCTCGGATACCTAATGGCGGCGATTGTGTGGTATCAGGCAAAAGCGCACGCACAATTTAGTGGAACGTTAGATACCCTGTTAGACACCCTTAATAATATAAGGCTTTCTGCTATGCTTGAAGAAACAAAGGCCAGAGGGAGAGTTAAGGCTACCTACAAATTGGAAGAAATGTCCGACAAGGAATCTCTGTTGATGAATGCGTTAGGCATTATGGATTTCCACAAACATCGGCTGAAACTTCAAGGACTCAGTGTATACAATTGATGTTGTGCTTAACGCATTGACTGTATTTATGTTACGTTGCTTCATGCCTTATTTTGTGATAAACTCACGCTAGGAG from Candidatus Kuenenia stuttgartiensis carries:
- a CDS encoding IS1634 family transposase → MATIQSKNSRGYKYWYIVESRRVNGKPRPIVLAYLGKADDLLKQLQGLTEKLRLKSYSHGAVAALLSVANALDVPSVINKYIKSPRQYCAKKPVRNNLTAGSTLLLGAVGRVCVPTSKRGWWDWAKTTTAEYLLRHSLSKIDSQHFWDLMDALPEESIAEIERELIEKTFKTYNLQSDTLFFDTTNFFTYIDTTNLRCTIARRGKNKQKRYDLRQVGLAMVVTRNDMIPLFHHTYQGNMADAKVFSAVLETIKDRMTGLGFDSKKHTIVFDRGNNSMDNMAIVERLALHYVGALTPYHHKQLVGDAMCNFREYDVDGSKIQVYHDKRVIWGQERTVVVFISEKLKVGQLRGMSQSLEKAEHQLKLLQQHLCNPKGKMRDKEGLEDTIRSVVKCQFAKDVIDWSLKEVSEGKFQLNFSIDQKKLEEIEGELGFRILMTDHHDWDTADIIKAYYGQSKIEHAFRNLKNPYHLALKPQFHWTDQKIRVHFFICVLGYLMAAIVWYQAKAHAQFSGTLDTLLDTLNNIRLSAMLEETKARGRVKATYKLEEMSDKESLLMNALGIMDFHKHRLKLQGLSVYN